The following proteins are encoded in a genomic region of Cellulomonas sp. ES6:
- the sdhA gene encoding succinate dehydrogenase flavoprotein subunit, producing the protein MQTHQFDVVIVGAGGAGMRAALESSARTRTAVISKLYPTRSHTGAAQGGMCAALGNVEDDNPEWHTFDTVKGGDYLVDQDAATIMADEAIDAVLDLERMGLPFNRTPEGRIDQRRFGGHTRNHGEAAVRRACYAADRTGHMILQTLYQQCVKNEVAFFNEFYVLDLLLTHDLTGREVPDGEDVAVSGVVAYELATGELHVFRAKSVVLATGGAGKIYKTTSNAHTLTGDGMALAYRRGLPLEDMEFFQFHPTGLAGLGILLSEAARGEGGILRNADGERFMERYAPTIKDLAPRDIVARSMANEVREGRGAGPNKDYVLLDLTHLDPAHIDAKLPDITEFARTYLGIEPYTEPVPVYPTAHYAMGGVPTNVEGEVLRDTTHVVKGLYAAGEVACVSVHGSNRLGTNSLLDINVFGKRAGISAAEYAATAPWVALPEAPEAAVVEQLETMRSRPQGERVSDVRRELQQTMDTNAQVFRTAESLRQAFSDIQALQERYTRVSVQDKGRAFNTDLIEAIELGFLLDVAETVVVGALNRRESRGGHFREDYPQRDDANFMEHTMAYRREPGVPVDSPAGSAPKGEEVPAPGPGRPVVLLGTKPVVTTVYQPMERKY; encoded by the coding sequence ATGCAGACCCACCAGTTCGACGTCGTGATCGTCGGCGCCGGCGGCGCCGGGATGCGCGCCGCCCTCGAGTCGTCCGCCCGCACGCGCACCGCCGTCATCTCGAAGCTCTACCCCACGCGCTCGCACACCGGGGCGGCGCAGGGCGGCATGTGCGCCGCGCTCGGCAACGTCGAGGACGACAACCCCGAGTGGCACACGTTCGACACCGTCAAGGGCGGTGACTACCTGGTCGACCAGGACGCCGCGACGATCATGGCCGACGAGGCGATCGACGCCGTGCTCGACCTGGAGCGCATGGGCCTGCCGTTCAACCGCACCCCCGAGGGCCGGATCGACCAGCGCCGGTTCGGCGGCCACACCCGCAACCACGGCGAGGCCGCCGTGCGCCGCGCCTGCTACGCCGCGGACCGCACCGGGCACATGATCCTGCAGACGCTCTACCAGCAGTGCGTGAAGAACGAGGTCGCGTTCTTCAACGAGTTCTACGTGCTCGACCTGCTGCTCACCCACGACCTCACGGGCCGCGAGGTGCCCGACGGCGAGGACGTCGCCGTCTCCGGCGTCGTGGCGTACGAGCTGGCGACCGGCGAGCTCCACGTCTTCCGCGCCAAGTCCGTGGTCCTGGCCACCGGCGGCGCAGGCAAGATCTACAAGACGACCTCCAACGCGCACACCCTCACCGGCGACGGCATGGCGCTGGCCTACCGCCGCGGGCTGCCGCTGGAGGACATGGAGTTCTTCCAGTTCCACCCGACCGGCCTCGCGGGCCTCGGCATCCTGCTGTCCGAGGCCGCGCGCGGCGAGGGCGGCATCCTGCGCAACGCCGACGGCGAGCGGTTCATGGAGCGGTACGCCCCCACCATCAAGGACCTCGCGCCGCGCGACATCGTCGCCCGGTCGATGGCCAACGAGGTGCGCGAGGGCCGCGGCGCCGGTCCGAACAAGGACTACGTCCTGCTCGACCTGACCCACCTCGACCCCGCGCACATCGACGCGAAGCTCCCCGACATCACGGAGTTCGCGCGGACCTACCTCGGCATCGAGCCGTACACCGAGCCCGTGCCCGTGTACCCGACGGCGCACTACGCCATGGGCGGCGTGCCGACGAACGTCGAGGGCGAGGTCCTGCGCGACACCACGCACGTCGTGAAGGGGCTCTACGCGGCCGGCGAGGTCGCCTGCGTCTCGGTGCACGGGTCGAACCGGCTCGGCACGAACTCCCTGCTCGACATCAACGTCTTCGGCAAGCGCGCCGGCATCTCCGCCGCCGAGTACGCGGCCACCGCGCCGTGGGTCGCGCTCCCCGAGGCGCCGGAGGCGGCCGTCGTCGAGCAGCTCGAGACGATGCGCAGCCGCCCGCAGGGCGAGCGGGTGTCCGACGTGCGCCGCGAGCTGCAGCAGACGATGGACACCAACGCGCAGGTGTTCCGCACCGCGGAGTCCCTGCGGCAGGCGTTCTCCGACATCCAGGCGCTGCAGGAGCGCTACACGCGTGTGTCCGTGCAGGACAAGGGGCGCGCGTTCAACACCGACCTCATCGAGGCGATCGAGCTCGGGTTCCTGCTCGACGTCGCCGAGACCGTCGTCGTCGGGGCGCTGAACCGGCGCGAGTCCCGCGGCGGGCACTTCCGCGAGGACTACCCGCAGCGCGACGACGCGAACTTCATGGAGCACACCATGGCGTACCGCCGGGAGCCGGGCGTTCCCGTCGACTCCCCCGCGGGTTCCGCGCCGAAGGGCGAGGAGGTGCCCGCACCGGGCCCCGGCCGCCCCGTCGTGCTCCTGGGCACCAAGCCCGTCGTGACCACCGTGTACCAGCCGATGGAGCGGAAGTACTGA
- a CDS encoding succinate dehydrogenase iron-sulfur subunit, with the protein MTAVAERSAGTEPKAGEIPTFDVTLRIRRYTPETHGDEPYWQEFTVTAHGTDRLLDALHKIKWEHDGSLTFRRSCAHGVCGSDAMRINGRNRLACKALLKDLNPDKPILVEPIKGLPVIKDLVVDMEPFFASYREIMPFLITTGTEPSRERLQSPEQRARFDDTTKCILCAACTSSCPVFWTDGQYFGPAAIVNAHRFIFDSRDEGGAQRLEILNDKEGVWRCRTTFNCTEACPRGIEVTKAIQEVKRAMITRAF; encoded by the coding sequence ATGACTGCTGTCGCAGAGCGCTCGGCCGGGACCGAGCCGAAGGCCGGCGAGATCCCGACGTTCGACGTCACCCTGAGGATCCGCCGCTACACCCCGGAGACCCACGGCGACGAGCCGTACTGGCAGGAGTTCACGGTCACCGCCCACGGCACCGACCGCCTGCTCGACGCGCTGCACAAGATCAAGTGGGAGCACGACGGGTCGCTGACGTTCCGCCGCTCGTGCGCGCACGGCGTCTGCGGCTCCGACGCCATGCGGATCAACGGCCGCAACCGGCTCGCGTGCAAGGCCCTCCTCAAGGACCTCAACCCCGACAAGCCGATCCTCGTCGAGCCCATCAAGGGCCTGCCGGTGATCAAGGACCTCGTGGTCGACATGGAGCCGTTCTTCGCCTCCTACCGCGAGATCATGCCGTTCCTCATCACCACGGGGACCGAGCCGTCCCGCGAGCGGCTGCAGTCCCCCGAGCAGCGCGCCCGGTTCGACGACACCACCAAGTGCATCCTGTGCGCCGCGTGCACCTCGTCGTGCCCGGTGTTCTGGACGGACGGCCAGTACTTCGGCCCGGCCGCGATCGTCAACGCGCACCGGTTCATCTTCGACAGCCGCGACGAGGGCGGGGCGCAGCGCCTCGAGATCCTCAACGACAAGGAGGGTGTGTGGCGCTGCCGCACGACCTTCAACTGCACGGAGGCGTGCCCGCGCGGCATCGAGGTCACCAAGGCGATCCAGGAGGTCAAGCGCGCGATGATCACCCGCGCGTTCTGA
- a CDS encoding YhjD/YihY/BrkB family envelope integrity protein, which produces MGVPAEPRGAGQAHASVSSAADVAAGNRRDIGARVYPGGAAGLVARAKALLAWWQQTRAARANARFGAAGGGVLTGGIAYATIFSLFAGLTIGYTVFMAVLGNNAELRSTVLTTIDANLPGLVKTSSRDDGIVDPDTLVLSTGVGIAGVVAVVVLVVSAISAMAALRTAVRAMFADTGPGGNVVASKLRELGGFAGIALAILLSAVLSIATTTAADWALGALGLEGSTAASWVLRAVGVLVAFVVDAGTFWMVVVLLGGQRPAWRDLRQGMLVAAVGLGVVRVLGTSVVAGSARTNAVLASFAVIVTLLVWVNLIARVVLLAAAWTADPPAAQDAAPDDAAAPAG; this is translated from the coding sequence ATGGGAGTGCCGGCCGAACCACGCGGCGCCGGGCAGGCGCACGCCTCCGTCAGCAGCGCCGCCGACGTCGCGGCCGGCAACCGCCGGGACATCGGCGCCCGCGTGTACCCGGGCGGTGCGGCGGGGCTGGTCGCCCGCGCGAAGGCCCTGCTCGCGTGGTGGCAGCAGACCCGGGCCGCCCGGGCGAACGCCCGGTTCGGCGCGGCGGGCGGCGGCGTGCTCACCGGCGGCATCGCGTACGCGACGATCTTCTCGCTGTTCGCGGGGCTGACCATCGGCTACACGGTGTTCATGGCGGTGCTCGGCAACAACGCGGAGCTGCGCAGCACGGTGCTGACGACCATCGACGCGAACCTGCCCGGGCTGGTGAAGACGAGCAGCCGCGACGACGGCATCGTCGACCCGGACACGCTGGTCCTCAGCACCGGGGTCGGCATCGCCGGCGTGGTCGCCGTCGTCGTGCTGGTCGTGAGCGCGATCTCGGCCATGGCGGCGCTCCGCACGGCCGTGCGCGCGATGTTCGCCGACACCGGCCCCGGCGGCAACGTCGTGGCGAGCAAGCTGCGCGAGCTCGGGGGCTTCGCCGGCATCGCGCTGGCCATCCTGCTGTCCGCGGTGCTGTCGATCGCCACCACGACGGCCGCGGACTGGGCGCTCGGGGCCCTCGGTCTCGAGGGCTCCACGGCCGCGTCGTGGGTGCTGCGCGCCGTGGGGGTCCTCGTGGCGTTCGTCGTCGACGCAGGGACCTTCTGGATGGTCGTGGTGCTGCTCGGCGGGCAGCGTCCCGCGTGGCGGGACCTGCGTCAGGGCATGCTCGTCGCGGCGGTCGGCCTCGGCGTCGTGCGCGTGCTCGGGACCTCCGTGGTCGCCGGCTCGGCGCGCACCAACGCCGTGCTCGCGTCGTTCGCGGTGATCGTGACGCTGCTGGTGTGGGTCAACCTCATCGCCCGCGTGGTGCTGCTGGCCGCCGCGTGGACGGCCGACCCGCCGGCCGCGCAGGACGCCGCACCGGACGACGCCGCCGCCCCCGCGGGCTGA
- a CDS encoding 2'-5' RNA ligase family protein: MNPTGPFGEELRIGVAVSVPEPYAGALQAARARVGDPAADLIRPHITLLGPTVLPAAALPDVDRHLRAVAAAHAPFTVHLRGTATFRPVSPVVFVQVVEGIAACEGLEVAVRSGVLAQELRFHYHPHVTIAHDVDDAALDRAFEDLAGFEARFDVPVIHVYEHGDDGMWRTIGAYRLGADAPGPAAS, from the coding sequence ATGAACCCCACCGGCCCGTTCGGCGAGGAGCTCCGGATCGGCGTGGCCGTCAGCGTCCCGGAGCCGTACGCCGGGGCGCTCCAGGCCGCCCGGGCGCGGGTCGGGGACCCGGCGGCCGACCTGATCCGGCCGCACATCACGCTGCTCGGCCCGACGGTGCTGCCGGCCGCGGCGCTGCCCGACGTCGACCGGCACCTGCGGGCGGTCGCGGCCGCGCACGCGCCGTTCACCGTGCACCTGCGGGGCACCGCCACGTTCCGGCCGGTGTCGCCCGTCGTCTTCGTGCAGGTCGTCGAGGGCATCGCGGCGTGCGAGGGGCTCGAGGTCGCGGTCCGGTCCGGCGTCCTCGCCCAGGAGCTGCGGTTCCACTACCACCCGCACGTGACCATCGCGCACGACGTGGACGACGCCGCGCTCGACCGCGCGTTCGAGGACCTCGCGGGGTTCGAGGCGCGGTTCGACGTCCCGGTGATCCACGTCTACGAGCACGGCGACGACGGCATGTGGCGGACCATCGGCGCGTACCGGCTCGGGGCGGACGCGCCCGGTCCCGCGGCGTCCTGA
- the trpS gene encoding tryptophan--tRNA ligase, translated as MVSGSPRIFSGMQPTSDSLHLGNYLGALTQWVALQDSYDALYCVVDLHALTVSPDPAALRERTRRTAAQYLAAGVDPERSILFVQSHVAEHAELAWLLSCQTGFGEAGRMTQFKDKSAKHGAEGTSVGLFTYPILMAADILLYDTALVPVGEDQRQHLELTRDLAQRLNSRFGEGTAVVPDAHIVKATAKIYDLQDPTSKMSKSASSPNGIVDLLDPPKTVAKRIRSAVTDAIGEVRFDREAQPGVANLLTIFSALTGRDVDSIVADYEGKGYGHLKVDLAEVVTGFLTPFQERVDGYLSDPASLDAVLADGAERARVIARATLGRISERFGLLPRRGTA; from the coding sequence ATGGTCTCCGGCTCCCCTCGCATCTTCTCCGGGATGCAGCCCACCTCCGACTCCCTCCACCTCGGCAACTACCTCGGCGCGCTGACCCAGTGGGTCGCGCTGCAGGACTCCTACGACGCGCTGTACTGCGTCGTCGACCTGCACGCGCTGACGGTCTCGCCGGACCCGGCCGCGCTCCGCGAGCGCACCCGGCGCACCGCGGCGCAGTACCTGGCCGCCGGCGTGGACCCCGAGCGCTCGATCCTGTTCGTGCAGTCGCACGTCGCCGAGCACGCCGAGCTCGCCTGGCTGCTGTCCTGCCAGACGGGCTTCGGCGAGGCCGGGCGCATGACGCAGTTCAAGGACAAGTCCGCGAAGCACGGGGCGGAGGGCACCTCGGTCGGGCTGTTCACGTACCCGATCCTCATGGCGGCCGACATCCTGCTGTACGACACGGCGCTGGTGCCGGTCGGCGAGGACCAGCGTCAGCACCTCGAGCTCACCCGCGACCTCGCGCAGCGCCTGAACTCCCGGTTCGGCGAGGGCACCGCCGTCGTCCCGGACGCCCACATCGTCAAGGCGACCGCGAAGATCTACGACCTGCAGGACCCGACGTCGAAGATGAGCAAGTCGGCGTCGAGCCCCAACGGCATCGTCGACCTGCTCGACCCGCCGAAGACCGTCGCGAAGCGCATCCGGTCGGCGGTGACGGACGCGATCGGCGAGGTGCGGTTCGACCGGGAGGCGCAGCCGGGCGTCGCCAACCTGCTGACGATCTTCTCCGCGCTCACGGGGCGTGACGTCGACTCGATCGTCGCCGACTACGAGGGCAAGGGCTACGGCCACCTGAAGGTCGACCTCGCGGAGGTCGTCACGGGCTTCCTCACCCCGTTCCAGGAGCGGGTGGACGGCTACCTGTCGGACCCGGCGTCGCTCGACGCCGTGCTGGCGGACGGCGCCGAGCGGGCCCGGGTGATCGCCCGCGCGACCCTCGGGCGGATCTCGGAGCGGTTCGGCCTGCTGCCGCGCCGCGGGACGGCATGA
- a CDS encoding twin-arginine translocase TatA/TatE family subunit, translating to MLFDINGGELLVILLVAVIVIGPSRLPRYAEQLARLTKQARHFLQDARSRVDSELGDEVKDIDWEALDPRRYDPRRIVREALLDPEPGAASRGAATARASSAATTASAAAGASRLPGTAPPPAPPAPFDDEAT from the coding sequence GTGTTGTTCGACATCAACGGCGGCGAGCTCCTCGTCATCCTGCTCGTCGCCGTGATCGTCATCGGGCCCTCCCGGCTGCCGCGGTACGCCGAGCAGCTCGCCCGCCTCACGAAGCAGGCCCGCCACTTCCTGCAGGACGCCCGCAGCCGCGTGGACTCCGAGCTCGGCGACGAGGTCAAGGACATCGACTGGGAGGCGCTCGACCCGCGGCGCTACGACCCCCGCCGCATCGTGCGCGAGGCGCTGCTCGACCCGGAGCCCGGCGCCGCGTCGCGGGGCGCGGCCACCGCCCGGGCGTCGTCCGCCGCGACGACCGCGTCCGCCGCCGCCGGTGCCTCCCGCCTCCCCGGCACCGCCCCGCCGCCCGCGCCGCCCGCCCCGTTCGACGACGAGGCGACCTGA